The nucleotide sequence tattaaaagactaatatttgaacgaagaatattcttttcgatagattctcttcaggttctacaattatatatccaaattattaatccgaaaaatggccaggttaagggcaaagtacatcgttcAAAGcgtgtgaatttaggattgtgataaacaaaatacaataaaattgttaatgttaatacgactcatatagaatgttcacttgaatctgcgtatatgCGAAGTGAAATTTTatgatccatgatcagaataaatatgggtcaaatatggtgagagagaaataatagtgcaattacaattcgatcaaataagtaagacgtaatacggagggatgaatgcgaagtgaatgaatcctgtataggggagattaataatgatgttaaaCCAATAATACgaaaagtgataataataatagttataataataataataataataataataataataataataataataataataagatttatgaataaagataacagagacaattacaattgactgCGAAAGGTCGTAGTCAAATTAGATAATTCAGTAGTTAAAattacgattgattaattggccttgatgttggccaggggATGGAGAGtggttgaatatatttcttctgtacacatagcttcggtttcttcatccggatggctactgcttcagaTGTTTGACCAgttttggcaaaaaattactgaccttataattagttgaaaaagattggtttatactggcaccATAACCGGTTTGTATtaaatgggccaatattgaGCAGTTCACTTTCTTTATCAAACTAATCGCAGTTCTCCGGCGTTAAGAGATTTTTGTATTATCCTACGTAATCTCTGAGTTAATATTTCACTAGCCGCatcccctctgaattgtagacacatgaacagggatttcttcttcactgtttgtatttcgccttcgtgaccatatatttaattataaactttctagggtAGCCGTTTCCCTGAGAGTATTATGCAAGGTGTTAAGCTCTTGTTCAACTATATTAGCAGAACGTATAGTGAGTATACGGTAACTAAAGATTTTGATCAAGTTTCGTTTGTATTGTAGAGGTACAAAGCTCAGGAAATTCGTATACTGCCCAGTCCATgtatttcttctgtataatTTCCTTTTTAACGATCCATCCGCTCTCTTAGTCAAGAGAACATCCAAAAAGGCTATTCAGCTATCACTCTCTTCTTCAGATGTAAACTGAATGGCTGGATGCACTTCATTAAATCGCCTAAGAACCTCCTGCGGCGACGTGTTATCTTTACAGAGGATGAACGTGTCATCCATGTATCTAAAGTAAAATGTGAAGTTTTGAACAATCTCTTTTAGTGgaccattttctagtttggctAGAAAAATATCAGCTAGTATAGGGCCTAGTGGTGAACCCATTGCAACACCATctgtttgtctatatatttcaccGTTGAACTTGAAATTCACATTCATGGTGCATTTGAGTAATAACTTTTTCACGACATTAATAGGAACagtagtttcaatttcattttcaatcagCGGTTCACCTATATATTCTACAGTCTCTATGAGTGGGACGTTTGTGAATAACGATGTTACATCCAATGACGTCATCTTTAGTCCCAACGTATTTGCATTTCtgattttatcaacaaattggAACACATCATCAACACTATATTTTACAAGCTTTTCATGCAGAGGTTTCAACACAGTTACCAACCATTTAGAAAATGgaaactctgagatgcaggtacatccagctgacgagtcccaaatagaacgaaacgcgcatcctggattccactgctagccactaaccataattgcttacaaaaaataattagtgCATTTATTTCTTGAATACTATAGTGAGACATTAAATATTACTGTTCACACATCATGATAAGGagctaattgaaaagaaatttttcGCCATTCAAGTTGTATTTTTAAAGTTAAAATAGGGATACTTTATATATATCAGAAAAGTGGCATCTGATTGCTTGTTAAACAGGTTACGACTCACTGGAACAACATGACATATTTTAAAAAGGGCTTGGTCCATCACATTAAGATAATGAAAATCCGAAGGGCTTTTCTATATGAAAGTTTTCAAAAAGGAAAATACATTAGAAAATGAGATTATTCACATTAATATTACAGAAATGACTGTTCAATTCACCAGTAATTAagatatatttgtaaaaatcaACTAGAAAATCAACGGATATATATCAAAggcattatgatttttaaaagtGCGATAAAGTATGTGCATCGTAGCATTGATTCTTTTGTTTTTTACATTATGGctatgaaaaaaaacaactgaatatCAAATGCAAGGGAAACCAAAAAGAAAGGAAAGCCTAGAGACGGGTTGTTCAATAAAACTAACTAAaagttcatttatatattaggTGTGGTTAGAGTGTTAATTGTGTACAACAAGGCCATCACCATTCAGTAACGACAAGAGTACATGTTTGAACAtctataaaacaaaaataaggGAATAGCGAACAAACTTAAAGTaagattgaataaataattgttttacaGACGGTTTACATCAGTTTTAATCACATATATCAGTGGTAAGTGATTattgacaataaataacaaatatcaAATTTGAATAACCGtagttatttataaaattagtttattttccgttaatattgtattttatactgatgatgatgacgatgctGGATTATTATCTTCACTCTCTGCAAGTATTCTTTGTATATGTAATGGTTTATTTGAATAGATTGTATAACTAGTcggtttcatattatttttttgtgAATTTTGTTGATTTAAGGGATTATTAAGAGATCCTTGTTGATTGTTGTtaccattatcatcatcattatattcTGTAATATCATCCGGCAATGTGAAACCACCACTTGCGCCAATACAGGTAGTATGCTCTGGTTTGAGTAGCAGTTCTGTTAGTACAGCAATATCAGCATTCATTTTTTCCTTTGGCCATTCACCATAACATGCGATTAGTTCACGTCGAACTTTTGCAGCAGCACCAGACTTGCCATACTCTATCAATTGTTCCTAAAAGATgtgtacattttttaaaattggtAAGTCGccaaattatttaaaacaaaggaTGAAAGACGTAcctaatttttgaaaaaaatgcaATTTATCGGTAAAAACagataaaaaacaatttttttaagtGTTAGTTACTATTAATTCGCACTAACAGAAGATAACATTTTTCTATTTCCCCGTATTACGTATAGAAATTTGTAGTAAGAATGTCCAATTACCAACTAAGGCAATGCGTGACTATAGTTGATGTACGAGTAGTTTGGAAGGAAGCTTTTAGTAATTAAACCGAATCATGACATAATTGCATGAAATCATTACAACGACTATCAGTTAGAGACAATGGGTAATATGGATTAGAATTGTTCGCAATCGCACAGGTGAATTTACTATTTACCTTTCCTTAGATCCTAAGATCCgttattacaaaatattttcttattCAGTGAAATCATATTTTCACCGCGAATTATATTCTCTATGCCTAATTTTTTtactaccactaatactgttaaAACTTATACAACTCTGGAGTACAGCTGTGTAGACgtgatgtggcaacttgaactaatGGAAACGTGTCAGACTCTACGTTGCgtatgactgactaactgatttTAGTGACTAGTTCAGTTATCTGAAGCGTAGTATACTACTTACTTTCGGATTGCATGACAAGAGTTAATGTTTGTAATAACTCGATTACCTTGGTAATTCCTTAGGACGTAAATGTTTGCCTGGGGATCTTTATACTTAGCATACTATGAACAAACCAACGAATAACTATCAAATGTAATACTTTTAACATCTCATTATCTGGATGGAACTTATCTCCAGTAGTTAAGAAGCAACGGATAATATTTGTGACTTTCAAAGTAGAAGGTACCAAATAAACTGTTAACTCTTTCAGAGGATCAAAAACCATTAGATGGATTCATAATGAGAAATAACTCAATACCACAGTGAACATAAACatactgattcatttttatattagttgtttaagtcttcccatttttgtttaggactgcaattgattagtctcacATTGGCATATTTGCATCCTCTGCGTCAGCTGGGTGTGTCTGAATCGCATCGCACAAGCCAGTGGCTATCTGGATTCATTAGCTAAATGTATAGTGAGATGatatttgaagcgaacagtagcgggttcgagtcccagaatgaaagtcaactctgggatgcaggtacatccagatgacgagtcccaaatagaacgaaatgcacATCCCgtattccactgatagccaccatctatctctgcttataaacATATACAATGTTTTTGCTTCAAATCATTAGTTTTCTCTAAGTATTGAAGTATTGTTTATCAAAGCCTGCTTTCGAATTTTGCCAAATGAAACAAGATATGAGGAGCGTTCGAGATTATTGCTTCACTTGTTACTGACCATTTCTACCAATGCAATTGGCAGGGTTAGTAGTgaagttttaattaaataatggaTGACGATGAATCAGTAAAAGAGCAGAATGATACAAAAATATCTATTTTAGCATTGAACAAAAAATAagtgtgagagtatttcaacTTACCAGAAATCCACTATTCGGACAAGCGCATGGTCTTGCACCAACAACTGCTCTAACGAGCTTTGGTAGAGGCATATTTGTTATGGTCATCAGATAGGCCAAAGTTATTGTCACGCTACGAGAGACGCCACAAGCGCTTTTTAAGTAATATGGGAATAGAGATAGAGTTATTatacataattattataattttgatCAAATAAGAGATTGAAATTTACTATACCATCACCCTTATCTTTACTCTTTTGTTTGGTTTCTTGCTGGTAGTCTTTTACTTAGCAAATAATGGATTGTGATGActtgaacatataaataattgtttattcaatCACAAGGTATGTATCGAAACCTGTGAAGGGTAAAGAAGTTACCTAGACAGGTTTGGTTTGTAATTCGGAGAAATTAAATTTAACTTGACTTAGTTATCAAGTACTCAGATTTGAGCAGCATTATGTATGGCTGTCAAAACCAAAGTTAAGTGGTTGGAGTTGAGACCACACATTTACGGGTTGAAAACTGACTGTTACAAACACTAAGTCGCGGTGCTAATAATTTTTATATCTGACTATTCCCAGTAAACTAATAAATTGAGTCAAAAGTCAAACTTTCTGTTGGTGAACTACGAGTCTAGACGTATACTTTATCATGTGGATTTAATTAGTGGATCGTTGAATACATGACCTGTCTGATAGGTCGACCTATAACGTAATCTGATGGACTCCAGCACAAAAATTACTAATGCTAACCTCAATAAAGAATGTCAGATGTTTATTTCGTGACACTCTTTGGCTCATTATACAGCAGTACCATAGACTTTTTGTCTGAGACTCCTGATGTGACCGAGATTGTGGAGTCTTGTCTTCTTGAAATGATCTCATAAGCCCATTCTTTTATAGTCCTTGGTATGAAAGTCTCTTTCTTAACCATTATGTATGCGGTGCTGTTTTGAAAAAAGTAGTTAGATGAAATGAGGATACCTGGAGCTTAAACCAGGCTGGAAAACACGAAGAACCCACTTGGAAGAGTTGGATAAAAtcgattacaaaccaatggaaAATATTGTCTCCTAAATCTCGACGGAAAGAAGGGAGTAAGGACCTACTTTGGTCAACAGCTAACATGAGACTGCGTCTATCGAAGTGAAAAACTAGTGAGGAACGAACCAGTTTCTAGGCAAGTTATCAGTCCACGAAAAAGTGCTAATAAGGACTGAGTGTGTGTAGGGCACTTTCAAAATATAGGACTATGTTGCTTGTGACTTTGCGACGTGTTTCGCGTATGAGCATTGGGTTTCTGCAAGCTCTTGAGGAACACTACTCTGACCTGGTGAATCATATATTTGACGATATTTGTAGATTCCCAGCTCAGAAAGTGCTACGTTTGAAGAGATTAAAAGTTCACCTAATCTGCAAACGGAACGAAGACTCAGTGACACAATGACCAAATAAGCCAACTGTACCGACGTGTCTCAGCCCCGCTAACCAGAGAGAGGAGTCCAGGTGCACAAGAGGGAAatgtattccacaagcagccagaagcaagAACGACAAGCACAACTCaagcatatatacatatatcagtcagtcagcttcaatgtacgaccaggcacatatatgcatcggtccaagtttccatacctcattaacacgacaagatgaacaccagattcacaaaagtagttaattcagaggtggtgatatataaaagaaagattggatataaggatatagtacaggaggaaagaattagttcgtagaaagaaagatataaagcgattttaatctcttagtttaagggaagacagagagtgtatacaccgacgccattgtgatcgattctcagctatgtcacccacagtctccaaccattggtcacaATAGTCGCGTTGACCCCAAAAAagcagtctgcatctatcaacattgctaggactagaagttagtgactccaaagactgatgtcacgttttggtttggccaaccctaactttcttccaaccatcaccaacactagtcagcagcattgcgcgttgtggtaatcggtagtcaggcatacgtaacacgtgccccaaccatctcagtcgatgaagattcacaacctcatcaactgatttgccatcattccctaataccctgtgtctaacctcactattacttacccgttgatcccagcagacgccagcaatatttctaaggcatctgtggtcaaatactagtagcttacgagtatcttctactcttaatggacatgtttcgctgccgtaaactaaatatatataaagcatataaatgtccttgggaaacGTTACAAAACAGCATATTAAAAGAGACAACAAATCAATGACATTTGAGGTTCTcgcaagtgggaaatacgacatgaaggtgaaaatgggCGCTTTTGGTGCGAAGACAGGAAATTTAAATTTccagaataaaattacaaaaataagacatTTACCAAGTAAGCTCTGAGGATCTTGCATCCCCAACAGAAATCAGGTAGCCACAGTGTGGTAACGAGTTGGAATTAGCAGCTGCATATGGTTACTAACGGAGGCTGTTCCAACTCATCTGAGACACTGGTAGCAAAACACCAGGTGTCCATGAGACAATTGACAGTTAACGGGACACTAATTAGTAACCGAAAAAGGTGTCATGACCGCTAGGCAGTGAACTTCAAAGGATAGTCTGATTGGAATATAGCCCTAGTGACGTTCATATCTGTCCGATGGCTTGCGATCCACCCGATAAAAAGGACTTCAGTACGATATCACACGAAGGCGACAAAATTCACCAGGCCTAGAAGGTCCACAATCGGCTCCTTTCAAGGATAGTGATTAATCAATGGTCACGGAACTGACAAGATTATTTAAAAAGACACGACAGTGTTTTTAGTCATGTTATGGTTTTTTAACATATTTACGAAAGTAGAACCGGCTCGCTCAAAAGAAAGGGAATCTCCTAAGTATATTTGGAAGTCTAGATCGACAGCCTAAAAAACATATGGTTTTAGTAGCTTCACTGTGCAGAGATGGAACATAAAAAGGTGAGACTACAATGAATGTACAGAGAAGTTTGAAAGAATACAGAACCAGCTTAGTACAAATtccaaatatttgaaaaaactGACGAAATAAAATGACTGTAACAACCTTAGATTAAAAGATAAATAACAAAGAACTGAAAAAATACGCTCAGAAAGGCTTTTTACTCACCAATGGACTAGCACGGCACCATCGTAAACCCTTGCCCCGTGAATGAAAAAGGATGCGTCCCTAAAATATTTGGCAATATTTTCCTTCGAGTCGTCATCAGCTCGAAGCAGCAATTGCTTTCTAGTGGGACACTAACTACTATCAAGTTATGAGCATACTAGATTACCTTGAAATTGTAGTGGAGAACGCTACAGACATGAGTAATGCCATTTTCTTCCAGTTGACTTTTGGATTGAGCGCTAGCAACTCCGCCAATGTATAAACCAGGAACTATTCTCGACATCGATCCACCCATTTTCTGTTTTTAGTCACAGAATACACATCAAAGCTCCAGAAATGAATAAGTTATAATTGGATTTGTTATGCACCCatcgacaactcaattgaatgTAACTCAAACACTTGAACTAACcacattcaatataaaatattttatgaacCAAAAATGACGACTCGTGTTATCACAGTAATAATGGTAGAACTGGCGTGAATAATGGTCGCGGTTACGAAATGTTTCGAGACAAGCATCTGGCATTGTTAATCCAGGTGAAAGATTGTGTGCCACGTGAAAATACATGTTTCCGAGCCTTATATTAGTACTGTGAACCACGAAGCCGCAGTCATGTTGGTTGTAAAAAAACATTTGACAGTGCCGACCGGCAAACTTCTGATTTAACCTAGGTCTCCTCTTATTGATGTGTAGTCCTTCTTGGGTTTGAAGAtaccacaggtattcggagtttgacaacgctcaaaacagtaacacctaatatgaatcgtacccaccaagtgaaatcaaaagacagaagcgagaaggttcgaagatatatctgataggctatcaatatatcggggattgtctgatctaatctggctagcgattgtaggggttgttgagcatggcgttcccactcgtgatctggtgcggttGGATGACCGAGTGCATTCAGCTAAGTGAGTCCATTAagactaatgtggtcagcaacCGATGTCGGAAAcatacagagctatttattttggggatttatttaccgctacaggttGAACGGATAGACATTTTTATTTGGGTGGCC is from Schistosoma haematobium chromosome 6, whole genome shotgun sequence and encodes:
- the DUSP22 gene encoding Dual specificity protein phosphatase 22 (EggNog:ENOG410VCDS~COG:V); the encoded protein is MCCEKLTSTTSIRLKMGGSMSRIVPGLYIGGVASAQSKSQLEENGITHVCSVLHYNFKCPTRKQLLLRADDDSKENIAKYFRDASFFIHGARVYDGAVLVHCACGVSRSVTITLAYLMTITNMPLPKLVRAVVGARPCACPNSGFLEQLIEYGKSGAAAKVRRELIACYGEWPKEKMNADIAVLTELLLKPEHTTCIGASGGFTLPDDITEYNDDDNGNNNQQGSLNNPLNQQNSQKNNMKPTSYTIYSNKPLHIQRILAESEDNNPASSSSSV